In Terriglobus aquaticus, the genomic window CAAGAGCGTTTCCGTAAAGACTACGTTTCCCGTTGTATTGTCGAAATCGGTCAGCAGTATCTGGTCGTTGGCGCGCAGCGGAGTCTGCACCTTCGAGGGCCGCAGAAGAAATAAGGCGCCACCGGCGAGCAGAAGAAGAGCGGCCGCGGCGAACCACCGCAAATGATCCGAGAAGCGCCTTCCGACTCGAGGTTCCGGGATGATCGATTGCTCAGCGGTGGTGGCAACCGAGAGTTCCTCGTGCGGCGGTGGAGTTAGTGACTGAAGTTCAGGCTTTGCCGGCGCGGAGAGGGCAGGCGATTCCTGCATGACTGGTGCAATGAAACGATAACCCCGGCGAGGCACCGTCTCAATAAAGCGGGGATTATCCGCGACATCTCCCAAGGCCTGGCGGAGCTTCGCGACAGCCGTACTTAGCCCTTGGTCGAACTCGACGAACACATCCTGCGGCCAAAGCTGTTTTGCCAAGACATCTCGCGGGACGATCTGTCCATGCTGTTCGAGCAGTGTCACCAACACTCGAAACGGCAGTTCCTGGATCCTGACGCGCTGACCACGCCGGTACAACTCGCCGGCTTCGGGCATGACCTCGAAATGACCGAAGCGGTAAATCAGCACCGGAGCGTATCTCGTCTCTGCCATGCCGGCGAGCCTTCATGGTTTGGGATGCAAGGATGTCGGCAATTCTAGCATTCCGACTCCTCAGGACGGAGCATAGAAGCTTGCAAGCTCCACAAAGGGAGGGGTTTGTCGGTTCAGGTCAAGTTCAGCTACAGCATGTTGACCTGCACAGTATGAGGAGCGAAGTTCACATCCATGCAAGTGATGGTGGAGCAAGCATGGAGTTGGAAGCGAGCGGCTCGAGCGCGCCATGGTTTTTCGTTCCTGGGCCTGGCAGTTGGCACGCTGCTCCTCGTGTCGAGGCCCGCAAACCTCGGGGCTGAAGACACGCCCGCAGCGGTTTTGGATCATGCGCGCTCGGTGTACGCAGCCCTCGGCAGCTACGCCGATACGGGCACAGTCCTGAAGGAGTACGGTCCAAGTAGCCGCGACAGCCAAAGCTTCTCCACTTATTTCACCCGAGCGCCCCGGCATTTCCTATTCGATTTCCGCCGGCCGGAAGGCGACCGCCTGGTGGTCTGGGGAGATCCCGAGGCTTTCCATGTGTGGTGGAAGGCCACTGCTCAGGTGACTGCTTATCCCAATCCGGATAATGCCCGGGCCATCACCCTGAACGATTACCCAACGAGCAATACAGTCACCAAGATTCCACCGTTGCTTTATTCCAAGGCGAATCTGCCGGGCGCTTTACAACACTTTGAGCCGAAGCAGATGACGTCCTCGGATGACGGGATAGGCCACCGGTGCTACCGGCTGGACGGTGTCACCAGTGATTCCTATGGCGGGACTGGGAACCGGGTGAACGTACACGACCTGACGTTGTGGATCGATGTAAGCAGTTACCTGGTGCGGAAGATCGTTGAGCAGTCACCCGCGCCGCCAGGATCAATCAACCGAATCACTGTCGTGTTCGAACCCAGAGCGAATCCTACGCTCGACGACCAGCTCTTTCGGTTCGCTGTTCCCAAATAAGGCACCTACAAACAGGAGAATGATCGTGCCAGTAAACGGGAACGACACACTGATTGAACCAGCGGTGCTGCTCGGACAAATAGCCGCTGCTGTGTTTGGACTGCTGCTCATCCTGATTGGCGTCGCCGTCCTCTACACCATCGCCCAGTGGGCTTGCCGAGGGCGAAAAGTTGATGGTGTCGTTGTCGGCGTGCGCCGGCGGGGCACGCAGTTCTATAGCGTGTACCGGTATGCCCTGGAGGAAGGCGGTTGGGGTGAGGCCAACGCAGTCCAAGGCAGCGGCAGCCTTGCGGGCAGAGGCACCGGCACGCGCAAGCTGATCCGTGTCACCCCTGAGCGCCCGGATGAGGCCCGTGAGGCAGCGGCACCGGTGGTGTGGTCGTTGGCCTTCGGATTCCTGCTGGGCGGTGGTTGGCTTACCTGGTCCAGCCTCGGCACCCTGAAGTACTCCCTCGTCACATGGATTGTTGCGGCACTTCTCGCCGTTGTGGTGGGACGCATGTTACGGCCAAGGCTCAAGCTCTTTCTCAAAGCTGGATCGGCACTGGCGATCCGAAATCAAGGTTTGCAATCCACGCCCGTCGAGAGTGCGGAGAGTCTCGGGTTGCCGTATAGGCGTCCAGGTGTGCAGGTTTCGAGCAGAAAGTCGGGCCGAGTAGGGCCGGTGTTTTGTCTGGCGGGCCTGGTGGTACTTGCGACCGCTGCGATACCCGTCCGCAAGTTGATCGAACTGCAGAAGGGGACGCGAACAGAAGGCGTCGTCCTTTGGCTGGAGATAAACCCGAGCAACAACCATCGCAACATCAGATTCCCGGAGGTGCAGTTTACGGCCGTGGACGGCGCGGCGGTTCGCTTTCTCGACCGCGCCGGAGCAAACCCTTCGCCCTACAAGGTTGGCGACCGCGTGACCGTGCTGTATCTGCCCGCGAAGCAAGGCACCGCCATGATCGATCGCGGCTGGCGCAACTGGGAGCCTGTCGCGGCTCTGATGGTGCTCGGAACGACGCTGCTGACGCTAGGCGTGATGACGCTGCGAGGCAATCTTCTCTCGGCACAGTCAGGCTCAGACAAATCGCTTTTGTGGACAGAGACAACGATGCGATCAGGACTGAGGAGATAAGCGTGACCAACTGTATTCGATGTAAAGCTCCTATGATTGGCGCCTACTGCACGGCTTGCAGCAGCCCTTCGTCGGCAACCCATCCCACCGTCACCAAGGAGCAGGAAGATCGCAGCGGTCCTCGCGGATTACTCTTCGCCGGCTTAGCCGTGGTGATGGCCGCGATCTTGGCGATTACTGCATCCGCGTATGCGATGCACCAGGCAAGACTCAAGGCGAAGCAGCTTGTGCGCGACGCCGAGTCCGTACCAGTCACCGTCGAGCCGGT contains:
- a CDS encoding LolA family protein, with protein sequence MQVMVEQAWSWKRAARARHGFSFLGLAVGTLLLVSRPANLGAEDTPAAVLDHARSVYAALGSYADTGTVLKEYGPSSRDSQSFSTYFTRAPRHFLFDFRRPEGDRLVVWGDPEAFHVWWKATAQVTAYPNPDNARAITLNDYPTSNTVTKIPPLLYSKANLPGALQHFEPKQMTSSDDGIGHRCYRLDGVTSDSYGGTGNRVNVHDLTLWIDVSSYLVRKIVEQSPAPPGSINRITVVFEPRANPTLDDQLFRFAVPK
- a CDS encoding DUF3592 domain-containing protein, which translates into the protein MPVNGNDTLIEPAVLLGQIAAAVFGLLLILIGVAVLYTIAQWACRGRKVDGVVVGVRRRGTQFYSVYRYALEEGGWGEANAVQGSGSLAGRGTGTRKLIRVTPERPDEAREAAAPVVWSLAFGFLLGGGWLTWSSLGTLKYSLVTWIVAALLAVVVGRMLRPRLKLFLKAGSALAIRNQGLQSTPVESAESLGLPYRRPGVQVSSRKSGRVGPVFCLAGLVVLATAAIPVRKLIELQKGTRTEGVVLWLEINPSNNHRNIRFPEVQFTAVDGAAVRFLDRAGANPSPYKVGDRVTVLYLPAKQGTAMIDRGWRNWEPVAALMVLGTTLLTLGVMTLRGNLLSAQSGSDKSLLWTETTMRSGLRR